A portion of the Halalkalicoccus subterraneus genome contains these proteins:
- the dps gene encoding DNA protection during starvation protein, whose product MSEKEHGSGSVQPGDTSQRVGMEVIRERGGEPEEIRETLIDAIGAEFSTYYYYTNLRTHLAGNEDYKEITEDARLEDRAHFELVMPRVYELDGKIPEDITDFMDRASCPHAELPEDPQPENILEVLLEAERCAIRTWSEVCDMTQGCDPRTYDMAQRILQEEMDHEAWFIELLSMERDGEVNPAGHFVRGEPGEAPLSKNNTFNDSA is encoded by the coding sequence ATGAGTGAGAAAGAACACGGAAGCGGTAGCGTTCAGCCCGGCGACACCAGTCAGCGCGTTGGTATGGAGGTCATTCGGGAGCGTGGCGGTGAGCCCGAGGAGATCCGCGAGACGCTGATCGACGCGATCGGCGCGGAGTTCTCGACGTACTACTACTACACGAACCTCCGTACGCATCTGGCGGGCAACGAGGACTACAAGGAGATCACCGAGGACGCGCGACTGGAGGACCGCGCGCATTTCGAGCTCGTGATGCCGCGGGTCTACGAACTCGACGGCAAGATCCCCGAGGACATCACCGACTTCATGGACCGTGCGAGCTGTCCGCATGCCGAACTGCCCGAGGACCCCCAGCCCGAGAACATCCTCGAAGTGCTCCTCGAGGCCGAACGCTGTGCGATCCGTACCTGGAGTGAGGTCTGTGACATGACCCAGGGATGTGACCCCCGGACCTACGACATGGCCCAGCGCATCCTCCAGGAGGAGATGGACCACGAGGCGTGGTTCATCGAGCTGCTCAGCATGGAGCGCGACGGCGAGGTCAACCCGGCGGGTCACTTCGTCCGCGGTGAGCCCGGCGAGGCGCCCCTCTCGAAGAACAACACGTTCAACGACAGCGCCTGA
- a CDS encoding thiol-disulfide oxidoreductase DCC family protein, whose amino-acid sequence MGDGETPAYHGVLIYDGECPFCSAAASALRRVRGVGAIPWYDEPAQDFLAAQFEAVPFALVFVDSDEKRVYAGRAAANELCERAGLPVLIQDIVGENYESIADAIGTVVGRDRDVDPYHDTYPLAEAAKDRYPALSAGAKSMPLVASR is encoded by the coding sequence ATGGGCGATGGAGAAACACCGGCGTATCACGGCGTACTGATCTACGACGGCGAGTGTCCGTTCTGTTCTGCGGCCGCCTCGGCGCTGCGGCGGGTCCGAGGGGTCGGTGCGATCCCCTGGTACGACGAACCCGCCCAGGACTTTCTCGCCGCGCAGTTCGAGGCGGTGCCCTTCGCGTTAGTGTTCGTCGATAGCGATGAGAAACGGGTTTACGCCGGCCGTGCTGCCGCGAACGAACTCTGTGAGCGGGCCGGCCTCCCGGTGCTCATTCAGGACATCGTCGGCGAGAACTACGAATCGATCGCCGACGCCATCGGAACGGTCGTCGGACGGGACCGCGACGTCGATCCCTATCACGACACCTATCCTCTCGCGGAGGCAGCAAAGGACCGCTATCCCGCGCTTTCGGCGGGGGCGAAGAGCATGCCTCTCGTCGCTTCACGCTGA
- a CDS encoding Hsp20/alpha crystallin family protein, protein MRRDDRNDPFDDIFREIERMMNDVMGGGVEVNDAGFGSDTHVDIHETDEEIRVIADLPGVEKEDIGLTCDGKALTISAANDRREYDERVTLPGQVDEHSARATYNNGILEVVLARADGSAAIDVD, encoded by the coding sequence ATGAGACGCGACGACCGCAACGACCCGTTCGACGATATTTTCCGCGAGATCGAGCGGATGATGAACGACGTGATGGGCGGCGGCGTCGAGGTCAACGACGCCGGGTTCGGCAGCGACACGCACGTCGATATCCACGAGACCGACGAGGAGATCCGGGTGATCGCTGACCTCCCCGGCGTCGAAAAGGAGGACATCGGGCTGACCTGCGACGGAAAAGCCCTGACCATCAGCGCCGCGAACGACCGCCGGGAGTACGACGAACGGGTGACGCTTCCGGGACAGGTCGACGAACACTCCGCGCGCGCGACCTACAACAACGGGATCCTCGAAGTGGTCCTCGCACGTGCGGATGGCTCGGCTGCGATCGACGTCGACTGA
- a CDS encoding type II glyceraldehyde-3-phosphate dehydrogenase, with product MLKVGINGYGTIGKRVADAVAAQPDMTVCGVAKASPDFGADGAVQRDYPLYSAIGDRVETFRAAGYEVAGTSDDLIAESDVIVDAAPGGIGAENLTRYEAAGVPAIVQGKESDDLVDTSFNARANFEDAEGADAVRVVSCNTTGLSRLVAPLEENYGVEKVRATLVRRGGDPDQTGRGPINDILPDPIAVPSHHGPDVNTIFPDLSIDTMGLKVPATLMHMHSLNIELESEPTDQAVHELLAEESRIFVVDEGMAIDGTGKLREFARDRGRPRGDLWENCVWGESINVEGSELYMFQAIHQESDVIPENVDAIRAMAGIAGKEESMALTDEHLGIGLPDPRSVPAPSPTP from the coding sequence ATGCTCAAGGTCGGAATCAACGGGTACGGCACCATCGGCAAGCGCGTCGCGGACGCGGTTGCCGCCCAGCCGGACATGACGGTCTGTGGGGTCGCGAAGGCGAGTCCGGATTTCGGTGCCGACGGCGCGGTACAACGGGACTATCCACTCTATTCGGCGATCGGCGATCGGGTCGAAACGTTTCGCGCGGCGGGGTATGAGGTGGCGGGGACCAGCGACGACCTGATCGCCGAAAGTGACGTCATCGTCGATGCGGCGCCCGGCGGGATCGGCGCTGAGAACCTCACGCGCTACGAGGCCGCCGGTGTCCCGGCGATCGTTCAGGGCAAGGAGAGCGACGACCTCGTCGACACCAGCTTCAACGCCCGCGCGAACTTCGAGGACGCGGAGGGGGCCGACGCGGTTCGCGTCGTCTCGTGTAACACGACTGGGCTCTCGCGGCTCGTCGCGCCCCTCGAGGAGAACTACGGCGTCGAGAAGGTCCGCGCGACGCTGGTCCGCCGCGGCGGCGATCCCGACCAGACGGGCCGGGGCCCGATCAACGACATCCTTCCCGATCCCATCGCCGTGCCCTCCCACCATGGTCCCGACGTCAACACCATTTTTCCCGACCTCTCGATCGATACGATGGGGCTGAAGGTCCCCGCGACGCTGATGCATATGCACAGTCTAAACATCGAACTCGAGAGCGAGCCGACCGACCAAGCGGTGCACGAACTGCTCGCGGAGGAATCGCGGATCTTCGTCGTGGACGAGGGAATGGCGATCGATGGCACCGGCAAGCTCCGGGAGTTCGCACGGGATCGGGGACGGCCGCGCGGCGACCTCTGGGAGAACTGCGTCTGGGGCGAGTCGATCAACGTCGAGGGCTCCGAGCTCTACATGTTCCAGGCGATCCATCAGGAGAGCGACGTGATCCCCGAAAACGTCGACGCGATCCGGGCAATGGCCGGGATCGCGGGCAAGGAAGAGAGCATGGCTCTGACCGACGAGCACCTCGGAATCGGCCTGCCCGACCCACGGTCGGTTCCGGCGCCGTCGCCGACACCCTGA
- the gap gene encoding type I glyceraldehyde-3-phosphate dehydrogenase — MSKSFEDEPVRVGLNGFGRIGRNVFRAVIDTPEVELVGINDIMDVEDMRYLAKYDTVQGRLDGLELDGESLVYEDDKIPTFSEKDPTQLPWDELDVDVAFEATGIFRTREDAAQHLEAGADKVIISAPPKGDEPVTTIVYGVNEDEYDGDDVLSNASCTTNSVAPVAKVLDEEFGIESGLLTTVHAYTGTQNLVDGPSGKTRRGRAAAENIIPTSTGAAQSTTEVLPNLEGKLDGMAMRVPVPNGSITDLTVDLEADVGAEEVNEAFRNAADGDLAGVLGYTDDEIVSRDILGLPFSSYVDLDSTLSVEGGQVKVLTWYDNEFGFASRMLDLAKYVVAQDEETRTEEAAA, encoded by the coding sequence ATGAGTAAGAGCTTCGAGGACGAACCGGTGCGGGTGGGGCTGAACGGGTTCGGACGGATCGGCCGGAACGTCTTCCGGGCCGTCATCGACACCCCGGAGGTCGAACTGGTGGGGATCAACGACATCATGGACGTCGAGGACATGCGCTATCTCGCGAAGTACGACACAGTGCAGGGTCGTCTCGACGGGCTCGAACTCGACGGCGAGAGTCTCGTGTACGAGGACGATAAGATCCCGACGTTCAGTGAGAAGGACCCGACCCAGCTCCCATGGGACGAACTCGACGTCGACGTGGCCTTCGAGGCGACGGGAATCTTCCGCACGCGTGAAGACGCCGCTCAGCACCTCGAAGCCGGTGCGGACAAAGTGATCATCAGCGCGCCGCCGAAGGGCGACGAGCCGGTCACGACGATCGTTTACGGCGTCAACGAGGACGAATACGACGGCGACGACGTGCTCTCGAACGCCTCGTGTACGACCAACAGCGTCGCGCCGGTCGCGAAGGTGCTCGATGAGGAGTTCGGCATCGAGTCGGGCCTGCTGACCACCGTCCACGCCTACACCGGCACGCAGAACCTCGTCGACGGTCCCTCGGGCAAGACCCGCCGCGGCCGGGCCGCCGCCGAGAACATCATTCCGACCTCGACTGGCGCGGCTCAGTCGACCACCGAAGTCCTGCCGAACCTGGAGGGCAAGCTCGACGGAATGGCGATGCGCGTGCCCGTCCCGAACGGCTCGATTACCGACCTCACGGTCGATCTGGAGGCCGACGTCGGAGCGGAGGAGGTCAACGAGGCGTTCCGCAACGCCGCCGACGGTGATCTGGCGGGCGTGCTCGGTTACACCGACGACGAGATCGTCTCAAGAGATATCCTCGGGCTGCCCTTCTCCTCCTACGTCGACCTCGACTCGACGCTCTCGGTCGAGGGCGGGCAGGTCAAGGTGCTGACCTGGTACGACAACGAGTTCGGCTTCGCCAGCCGAATGCTCGACCTCGCGAAGTACGTCGTCGCACAGGACGAGGAGACGCGCACCGAGGAAGCGGCGGCGTAG
- a CDS encoding phosphoglycerate kinase — protein MFKTLDDLPEEGRLLVRIDVNSPVENGEVQDNRRFSRHAETLRELADDGYTLGVLAHQGRPGRDTFVSLEQHAEILSSHLEREIQYVPDTYGEDALEAIRDLSGGEILLLENVRMIDEELADRTPEAHADSAFVETLSGEFNAYVNDAYSTAHRGHASIVGFPQVMDAYAGRVMEAEYEANSAIQEREFDGHVSMALGGTKADDLIHVMERVDDTVDTFLMGGIVGELFLRAAGHDVGYDVEDTDFFDEQWAEQEDTIRELLDSYGDRIRLPVDLAYEDDAGERAEVAVEGVEKGTSFLDVGSETVGEYEAVVADSEAVFVKGALGVFEDERFADGTVGILEAIARTDCFSVVGGGDTSRSIEIYGMDEGDFSHVSIAGGAYVRALTGESLVAIEALEE, from the coding sequence ATGTTCAAGACGCTCGACGATCTGCCCGAGGAGGGGCGCCTGCTGGTCCGGATCGACGTCAACTCGCCGGTAGAGAACGGCGAGGTCCAGGACAACCGCCGGTTTTCGCGCCACGCAGAAACCCTGCGAGAGCTCGCCGACGATGGCTATACTCTCGGGGTTCTCGCCCACCAGGGCCGACCCGGTCGAGACACCTTCGTCTCGCTCGAACAGCACGCCGAGATCCTTTCGAGCCATCTCGAACGCGAGATCCAGTACGTTCCCGACACCTATGGAGAGGACGCTCTCGAAGCGATCCGGGACCTCTCCGGCGGCGAGATCCTCCTGCTCGAAAACGTCCGGATGATCGACGAGGAGCTCGCAGACCGCACGCCCGAGGCCCACGCGGACAGCGCGTTCGTCGAGACCCTTTCCGGGGAGTTCAACGCCTACGTCAACGACGCCTATTCGACAGCGCACCGGGGCCATGCCTCGATCGTCGGCTTCCCGCAGGTGATGGACGCCTACGCGGGCCGGGTCATGGAGGCCGAGTACGAGGCCAACTCCGCGATTCAGGAGCGGGAGTTCGACGGCCACGTCTCGATGGCCCTCGGAGGAACCAAGGCCGACGACCTCATTCACGTCATGGAGCGCGTCGACGACACCGTCGACACCTTCCTCATGGGCGGAATCGTCGGCGAACTGTTCCTCCGGGCGGCAGGCCACGACGTGGGTTACGACGTCGAAGATACCGATTTCTTCGACGAGCAGTGGGCAGAACAGGAGGACACCATTAGAGAGCTGCTCGACTCCTACGGGGATCGGATCCGGCTACCCGTCGACCTCGCCTACGAGGACGACGCGGGCGAACGCGCGGAGGTCGCCGTCGAGGGCGTCGAGAAGGGGACCTCCTTCCTCGACGTCGGATCGGAGACGGTCGGTGAGTACGAGGCGGTCGTCGCCGACAGCGAGGCGGTCTTCGTCAAAGGGGCCCTGGGCGTCTTCGAGGACGAGCGCTTCGCCGACGGTACCGTCGGAATCCTCGAAGCGATCGCCCGAACCGACTGTTTCTCGGTGGTCGGCGGGGGCGATACGTCGAGATCGATCGAGATCTATGGGATGGACGAGGGCGACTTCTCGCACGTCTCGATCGCGGGCGGGGCGTACGTCCGAGCGCTGACGGGCGAGTCGCTGGTCGCGATCGAGGCCCTGGAGGAATAG
- a CDS encoding calcium/sodium antiporter encodes MVVDLAVPVALLAGSVVGLWLGARLFVGSAASLARRLGISELAIGLTVVAVGTSLPEVAVTVEAALTGAGDIAVGNVIGSNVFNLALILGFLALFGAITIPRSLARRDGIVLFGASALAALALVDLRLGRLEAAVLVFALGGYLFSLARAGGAPTTEGEDGPFRARDPVLLVAGLALVLVSGTVLVDAAVTLARAAGISEWAIGATVVAAGTSTPEFAVSVLALRRGQVEVSVGNLLGSNVFNALGVLGIAGLVRPLTIDPAALSELGWLLVVTGFVTVSLWSGHRLSRAEGGALVGSELARWALGFLR; translated from the coding sequence GTGGTCGTCGATCTCGCCGTCCCGGTCGCGCTGCTCGCGGGATCGGTGGTCGGCCTCTGGTTGGGTGCGCGGCTCTTCGTCGGGAGTGCGGCGTCGCTCGCCCGCCGGCTCGGGATCTCCGAGCTGGCGATCGGACTGACCGTCGTCGCCGTCGGTACCTCGCTGCCGGAGGTCGCCGTGACCGTCGAGGCCGCCCTCACGGGGGCCGGCGACATCGCGGTCGGGAACGTGATCGGGTCGAACGTGTTCAACCTCGCGTTGATCCTCGGGTTCCTCGCGCTGTTCGGTGCCATCACGATCCCCCGCTCGCTCGCCCGGCGCGACGGGATCGTCCTGTTCGGCGCGAGCGCGCTCGCCGCGCTCGCCCTCGTGGACCTGCGTCTCGGGCGACTCGAAGCCGCAGTGTTGGTGTTCGCGCTCGGGGGCTACCTGTTCTCGCTCGCGCGGGCCGGTGGGGCTCCGACGACGGAGGGCGAAGACGGGCCGTTTCGTGCCCGCGACCCGGTTCTCCTGGTCGCCGGGCTGGCGCTCGTGCTCGTAAGCGGTACCGTGTTGGTGGATGCGGCGGTCACCCTCGCGCGGGCAGCCGGGATCTCCGAGTGGGCGATCGGGGCAACCGTGGTCGCCGCGGGCACTTCGACGCCGGAGTTCGCCGTCTCGGTGCTCGCGCTCCGGCGCGGTCAGGTCGAGGTCTCGGTGGGCAACCTGCTCGGGAGCAACGTCTTCAACGCGTTGGGGGTCCTCGGGATCGCGGGGCTCGTCCGGCCGCTGACGATCGACCCCGCCGCCCTCTCGGAGCTGGGCTGGCTGCTCGTCGTCACCGGGTTCGTGACCGTCTCGCTGTGGAGCGGCCACCGCCTCTCCAGAGCGGAGGGTGGCGCGCTCGTCGGCTCCGAACTGGCGCGGTGGGCGCTCGGCTTCCTCCGGTGA
- a CDS encoding aminopeptidase, whose amino-acid sequence MDLRPAAETAIRQCMDLQPDESCAIVTDDEREPIGAALYEVARGITDDAVLLRYPPGPQHGAEPPEPIAAAMANADVVLAPTSKSLSHTRARGAATDAGARAATLPGITEEVFTTGLDADYERIREECDRMLERVAGAEELRVTSPQGTDITFEPGSREWLSDTGIVHEAGGFSNLPAGEVFVSPESAEGTYVVDGTMHPHGLLDGEIEITVADGSVTSVSDPDVRAELEEAEAEVGRDAYNLAELGIGTNLAVTELVGSVLLDEKAAGTVHIAIGDDAGIGGDTDAPIHSDGILREPTVYADGKEIELPRP is encoded by the coding sequence ATGGACCTCAGACCCGCCGCCGAGACGGCGATTCGGCAGTGTATGGACCTCCAGCCCGACGAGTCGTGTGCCATCGTTACCGACGACGAGCGCGAGCCCATCGGCGCGGCACTCTACGAGGTGGCCCGCGGAATCACCGACGACGCGGTCCTGCTCAGATACCCGCCGGGACCACAGCACGGTGCCGAGCCGCCCGAACCGATCGCCGCGGCGATGGCGAACGCCGACGTGGTGCTCGCGCCGACCTCGAAGAGCCTGAGCCACACTCGCGCGCGCGGCGCGGCGACCGACGCGGGCGCGCGGGCCGCCACGCTTCCGGGGATCACCGAGGAGGTATTCACGACGGGTCTGGACGCCGACTACGAGCGCATCCGCGAGGAGTGCGACCGGATGCTTGAACGGGTCGCCGGTGCCGAGGAGCTCCGCGTCACCTCCCCGCAGGGGACGGATATCACCTTCGAGCCCGGGAGCCGGGAGTGGCTCTCGGACACGGGAATCGTCCACGAGGCGGGCGGGTTCTCGAACTTACCAGCAGGAGAAGTGTTCGTCAGCCCCGAGAGCGCCGAGGGAACCTACGTCGTCGACGGGACGATGCACCCCCATGGACTGCTCGATGGCGAGATCGAGATCACGGTCGCGGACGGCTCCGTCACCTCGGTGAGCGATCCCGACGTTCGGGCCGAACTGGAGGAGGCCGAAGCGGAGGTCGGTCGGGACGCCTACAACCTCGCCGAGTTGGGGATCGGGACGAACCTCGCAGTTACGGAGCTCGTGGGAAGCGTCCTCCTAGACGAGAAGGCGGCCGGAACGGTCCATATCGCGATCGGGGACGACGCGGGGATCGGCGGCGACACCGACGCGCCGATCCACTCGGACGGGATTCTGCGCGAGCCGACCGTATACGCCGACGGTAAGGAGATCGAACTGCCACGGCCCTGA
- a CDS encoding HVO_0476 family zinc finger protein, with protein MSNTASQVALPCPSCSPEERTVHEVLKPDGQATVRCTACGHTHKTKIEEENDVEIDVIVSQDGESFSANAEVPEGEQLAVGEEFVLDTEEAIMLVRITSVEVGEERREESAPVEEIETLWTRAVDNVSVNLTVHPNEKREESRSVKLQVPGDHEFTVGDREEMGDEEFVITGIHVKRDATGYHKSKLDFEGDTVHAKDVKRLFGEDDSSTAWSVW; from the coding sequence ATGAGCAACACAGCGAGTCAGGTGGCCCTGCCGTGTCCCTCGTGTTCGCCCGAGGAGCGGACGGTCCACGAGGTCCTGAAACCCGACGGGCAGGCGACCGTGCGGTGTACGGCCTGCGGGCACACCCACAAGACGAAGATCGAGGAGGAAAACGACGTGGAGATCGACGTGATCGTCTCACAGGACGGCGAGTCCTTCTCGGCGAACGCCGAGGTGCCCGAGGGCGAACAGTTGGCCGTCGGCGAGGAGTTCGTGCTGGACACCGAGGAGGCGATCATGCTCGTGCGGATCACGAGCGTCGAGGTCGGCGAGGAGCGCCGCGAGGAGAGCGCCCCGGTCGAGGAGATCGAAACGCTGTGGACCCGCGCGGTCGACAACGTCTCGGTCAACCTCACCGTCCACCCCAACGAGAAGCGCGAGGAGAGCCGCAGCGTCAAGCTCCAGGTGCCCGGCGACCACGAGTTCACGGTCGGCGACCGCGAGGAGATGGGCGACGAGGAGTTCGTGATCACGGGGATCCACGTCAAGCGCGACGCGACGGGCTACCACAAGTCGAAACTCGACTTCGAGGGCGACACCGTCCACGCGAAGGACGTCAAACGCCTGTTCGGCGAGGACGACTCGTCGACGGCGTGGTCGGTCTGGTAG
- a CDS encoding protein-L-isoaspartate(D-aspartate) O-methyltransferase — protein sequence MYEDEREALADRLARREGLSEPTVAAMKAVPRHEFVPDAGSDAYADRPLPIGDDQTISAPHMVAIMTELLDAGPGDRVLEIGTGCGYHAAVTAEVVGATNLFSVEFSSRLAERARETLERIGYGGISIEEGDGREGWPEGAPYDAAYFTCAVPEIPAAVIAQVTDGGTVLAPVGDGSQRLVRARIEGGTIAERETHGAVRFVTIRG from the coding sequence ATGTACGAGGACGAACGCGAGGCGCTCGCGGATCGGCTCGCCCGTCGCGAGGGGCTCTCCGAGCCGACGGTAGCGGCGATGAAGGCCGTGCCGCGCCACGAGTTCGTCCCCGACGCCGGCAGTGACGCCTACGCGGACCGGCCCCTACCCATCGGCGACGACCAGACCATCAGCGCGCCCCACATGGTCGCGATCATGACCGAGCTGCTCGACGCGGGGCCGGGCGACCGAGTACTGGAGATCGGTACCGGTTGTGGCTACCACGCCGCGGTCACCGCCGAGGTGGTGGGCGCAACCAACCTCTTCTCCGTCGAGTTCAGCTCCCGACTCGCCGAGCGGGCCCGCGAGACGTTGGAACGGATCGGCTACGGCGGGATCAGTATCGAAGAGGGTGACGGCCGCGAGGGCTGGCCCGAGGGCGCGCCCTACGACGCCGCCTACTTCACCTGTGCGGTCCCCGAGATCCCTGCGGCAGTGATCGCGCAGGTCACAGACGGCGGGACGGTCCTCGCGCCCGTCGGCGACGGTTCCCAGCGCCTCGTACGAGCACGCATCGAGGGCGGGACGATCGCCGAGCGAGAGACCCACGGCGCGGTCCGGTTCGTCACGATCCGGGGCTGA
- a CDS encoding methyltransferase, with amino-acid sequence MSAALDETAWRWTTRSGSCSGPPARRTLEALLTEAETPGDVADATDVTERAARIVVRALADDGYFERVDGGYEPTNRALGFLTKTDVRSIGSAPHAIDTLSRWFALPETMETGEVPDPPENWTRNFMGAMASVDSQTVRASVTAAEHARPRPDRVLDVGGGPGTFSREFARRGAAVTLLDRPEVLEVVSSLLGNEPVDLVSGDALEELPSGFDLVFCSRITHVFGPEENRRLFGNCYDALEPGGAIVCTDFVRGRSPRASTFAVNMLAQTERGDTYTEEQYSDWLLEAGFEGPAIRAVPGTEMQAIVGHKG; translated from the coding sequence TTGTCGGCGGCACTCGACGAGACGGCATGGAGATGGACCACGAGGAGCGGCTCCTGCTCTGGGCCGCCCGCGAGACGGACGCTCGAGGCGCTGTTGACCGAGGCCGAGACTCCCGGCGACGTCGCAGACGCGACGGACGTCACCGAGCGGGCCGCCCGGATCGTCGTGCGGGCGCTCGCCGACGACGGCTATTTCGAGCGAGTCGACGGAGGCTACGAGCCGACCAACCGTGCGCTCGGCTTCCTCACCAAAACCGACGTCCGATCGATCGGCTCGGCACCGCACGCCATCGACACGCTCTCGCGGTGGTTCGCGCTCCCCGAGACGATGGAGACGGGCGAGGTGCCCGACCCGCCCGAGAACTGGACGCGGAACTTCATGGGCGCGATGGCGAGCGTCGATTCACAAACCGTGCGAGCGAGCGTCACGGCCGCCGAACACGCCCGACCGCGCCCCGACCGCGTGCTCGACGTCGGGGGCGGGCCCGGAACGTTCAGTAGGGAGTTCGCCCGTCGGGGTGCGGCGGTGACGCTGCTCGACCGGCCCGAGGTGCTCGAGGTCGTCTCGTCCCTGCTCGGGAACGAGCCGGTCGATCTCGTCTCGGGGGACGCGCTCGAGGAGCTCCCGTCGGGCTTCGACCTGGTCTTCTGCTCGCGGATCACCCACGTGTTCGGCCCGGAGGAGAACCGTCGGCTGTTCGGGAACTGCTACGACGCACTCGAACCGGGCGGCGCGATCGTCTGTACGGACTTCGTGCGCGGGCGCTCGCCGCGCGCGTCGACCTTCGCGGTGAACATGCTCGCCCAGACCGAACGCGGCGATACCTACACCGAGGAGCAGTACAGCGACTGGCTCCTCGAGGCGGGCTTCGAGGGGCCGGCGATCCGTGCGGTTCCGGGGACCGAGATGCAGGCAATCGTCGGCCACAAGGGGTAG
- a CDS encoding protein-L-isoaspartate O-methyltransferase family protein → MDPAVLREDMVDSLEHEAKAALDTERVALAMRDVPREPFVGDERVAYADRATEIDGTTVLAPSTAARLLDALDAREGHSILVVGAGVGYTAAVLAEIAGTENVHAVDIDRNMVYTARRNLSETGYGGVLVDCRDGSRGFPEYGPFDRILVEAAAIRPPRALLDQLAEGGRLVMPIGTGGQTLTVLDPDGAAVERICPVAFRPLLVEGQQPGRLERNRTEREEREFAERDAQRRTGWEREWIDWERGR, encoded by the coding sequence ATGGACCCCGCAGTCCTGCGCGAGGACATGGTCGACAGCCTCGAACACGAGGCCAAGGCCGCCCTCGACACCGAGCGCGTCGCGCTCGCGATGCGTGACGTTCCCCGCGAGCCGTTCGTCGGCGACGAGCGCGTCGCCTACGCCGACCGCGCCACCGAGATCGACGGCACGACCGTCCTCGCACCCAGCACCGCCGCCCGCCTGCTGGACGCACTCGACGCCCGCGAAGGCCACTCGATACTGGTCGTCGGCGCGGGCGTCGGCTACACCGCCGCGGTGCTCGCGGAGATCGCCGGCACCGAAAACGTCCACGCGGTCGACATCGACCGAAACATGGTCTACACCGCCCGCCGAAACCTCTCGGAGACGGGCTACGGGGGCGTGCTGGTCGATTGTCGCGACGGCTCGCGGGGCTTTCCCGAGTACGGCCCCTTCGACCGGATTCTGGTGGAAGCCGCCGCGATCCGCCCGCCCCGAGCACTGCTCGACCAGCTCGCCGAGGGGGGCCGCCTCGTCATGCCGATCGGTACGGGGGGCCAGACGCTCACCGTCCTCGATCCGGACGGCGCGGCCGTCGAGCGGATCTGTCCGGTCGCCTTTCGACCGCTGTTGGTCGAGGGTCAACAGCCCGGTCGACTCGAGCGCAATCGCACCGAACGCGAGGAGCGCGAGTTCGCCGAGCGCGACGCCCAGCGACGAACCGGCTGGGAGCGGGAGTGGATCGACTGGGAACGCGGTCGGTAG